A genome region from uncultured Tolumonas sp. includes the following:
- the cyoE gene encoding heme o synthase → MIKQYLLVTKPGIIFGNLVSVIGGFFLASKGSLDLPLFLATITGVSLVIASGCAFNNYIDQDIDRIMERTKNRVLVQGLISPKVTLIYASVLGLVGVALLDIVANRLAALLAVMGFVVYVGLYSLWLKRKSVYGTLIGSLSGAAPPVIGYCAVSNQFDIAALILLLIFSLWQMPHSYAIAIFRFKDYQSASIPVLPVKYGISVTKNHIFRYILAFAVATLMLTLSGYAGYSYFVVAALISAGWLAMAQAGFKTTDDRVWAKKLFIFSIVAITMLSVMMSIDFTTTDPAQFLTYLE, encoded by the coding sequence ATGATCAAGCAGTACCTGCTCGTTACTAAACCGGGAATTATTTTTGGTAACTTAGTTTCCGTGATTGGTGGATTTTTCCTGGCTTCGAAAGGAAGCCTGGATTTACCCCTGTTTCTGGCTACGATCACCGGCGTTTCGCTGGTGATCGCATCAGGTTGTGCTTTTAACAATTACATCGATCAAGATATTGATCGCATCATGGAACGTACCAAAAACCGGGTATTGGTGCAGGGATTAATATCACCAAAAGTGACACTAATTTATGCCTCTGTATTAGGTTTGGTCGGTGTTGCTTTACTTGATATTGTAGCCAATCGATTAGCTGCCTTACTCGCGGTGATGGGGTTTGTGGTTTATGTTGGTTTGTATAGTCTCTGGCTAAAACGCAAATCGGTATACGGTACATTGATTGGTAGTTTGTCGGGGGCTGCGCCACCGGTAATTGGTTATTGTGCCGTCAGTAATCAGTTCGATATCGCAGCTTTGATCTTGTTACTGATTTTCAGTTTATGGCAAATGCCACACTCTTATGCGATTGCGATCTTCCGTTTTAAAGATTATCAGTCAGCATCGATACCTGTATTGCCGGTGAAATACGGCATTTCTGTTACCAAAAATCATATCTTCCGTTATATTCTGGCGTTTGCAGTCGCGACATTAATGCTGACGTTAAGCGGTTATGCCGGTTACAGCTATTTTGTTGTTGCAGCCTTGATCAGTGCGGGTTGGCTTGCCATGGCGCAGGCTGGTTTTAAAACAACGGATGATAGAGTGTGGGCGAAGAAGTTGTTTATTTTTTCGATTGTGGCAATCACCATGTTGAGTGTCATGATGTCGATCGATTTTACTACAACAGACCCTGCACAATTTCTGACTTATCTGGAATAA